From a single Herbiconiux sp. SALV-R1 genomic region:
- a CDS encoding type II toxin-antitoxin system Phd/YefM family antitoxin translates to MVVISVTDARAKLPDMINLARQEPVFLERRGKTAAVLVSPEQYDRMMEALEDAADVRAFDAAMAEEDAGIPWEQAKADLGWG, encoded by the coding sequence GTGGTCGTCATCAGTGTCACGGATGCTCGGGCGAAGCTACCCGACATGATCAACCTCGCGCGGCAGGAACCCGTCTTCCTCGAGCGCCGCGGCAAGACCGCCGCCGTGCTCGTGAGCCCAGAGCAGTACGACCGCATGATGGAGGCACTCGAAGACGCCGCCGACGTGCGGGCCTTCGATGCCGCCATGGCCGAGGAAGACGCTGGAATCCCGTGGGAGCAGGCCAAAGCCGATCTCGGCTGGGGATGA
- a CDS encoding DUF6036 family nucleotidyltransferase, whose protein sequence is MTLGRDDLVDGLRDVVGRLRERGAPCGIRIVGGAALSLRYFDRRTTEDIDAKIHPSEATTVIAEEIASERGWPIDWLNSNASQFVPIVWDE, encoded by the coding sequence ATGACGCTCGGCCGTGACGACCTGGTCGACGGGTTGCGAGATGTCGTTGGGCGACTGCGCGAACGCGGCGCGCCGTGTGGGATACGGATTGTCGGCGGGGCCGCCCTGTCGCTCCGCTACTTCGACCGTCGCACGACCGAAGACATCGATGCGAAGATCCATCCTTCCGAAGCGACGACGGTGATCGCCGAGGAGATCGCATCGGAACGGGGCTGGCCGATCGATTGGTTGAACAGCAACGCGAGTCAATTCGTGCCGATCGTGTGGGATGAATAG
- a CDS encoding PPOX class F420-dependent oxidoreductase: protein MGEEIIPAEYAELLEQANYGHLGTIRPDDTVQVNPMWFLRDGDTLRFTHTTKRAKFRNLQHNPSMSLSVIDPENPFRYIEVRGRLIAVEPDPTGAFYVVLGKRYGNPEQTPPPDSADRVVLVMSIEKTTSQ, encoded by the coding sequence ATGGGTGAGGAGATCATTCCCGCGGAGTACGCGGAGCTGCTGGAGCAGGCGAACTACGGGCACCTCGGCACGATCAGGCCCGACGACACGGTGCAGGTGAACCCGATGTGGTTCCTGCGCGACGGCGACACGCTGCGGTTCACGCACACCACGAAGCGGGCGAAGTTCCGCAACCTGCAGCACAACCCGTCGATGAGTCTGTCGGTGATCGATCCGGAGAACCCGTTCCGCTACATCGAGGTGCGGGGGAGGCTGATCGCTGTGGAACCCGACCCGACGGGGGCGTTCTACGTGGTGCTCGGCAAACGGTACGGCAACCCGGAGCAGACGCCGCCGCCCGACTCGGCCGACCGGGTGGTGCTCGTCATGAGCATCGAGAAGACGACGTCGCAGTAA
- a CDS encoding type II toxin-antitoxin system RelE/ParE family toxin gives MSRYRIEVLPAALKALRKVDAAHRDRIRGVIALLGEEPRPPGARALQGRDGYRVRVGDYRVIYTIDDGVLVVVIVTLGHRRDVYSRG, from the coding sequence ATGAGCCGCTACCGCATCGAGGTGCTGCCCGCCGCGCTCAAGGCGCTCCGCAAGGTCGATGCTGCTCATCGGGATCGCATCAGGGGTGTGATCGCCCTCCTCGGCGAAGAGCCGCGCCCGCCCGGCGCGCGAGCACTCCAGGGCAGAGATGGGTACCGCGTGCGCGTGGGCGACTACCGGGTGATCTACACGATCGACGACGGGGTGCTCGTTGTGGTCATCGTGACCTTGGGGCACCGGAGAGACGTCTACTCGCGGGGGTAG
- a CDS encoding class I fructose-bisphosphate aldolase: MTLYRLNRLFNPRSGRALDVAVDHGFFGERSFITGIENMDAVVSTLVDAGPDAVQLTIGQARKLQAHKGKNKPGLVLRTDVANVYGNPLDASLFSHHVPHAIEEAVRLDAVAVCVNLMELPGRPEVREANIRSILALRKEATRYGMPLMVEPLVMQDNSKAGGYMVDGDIDKIVTLVRQGVELGADLIKADPSDDLSEYGRVIEVAGDVPVLVRGGGRVDDRTLLERTVAVLEAGAQGIVYGRNIVQHENPAGITAALLAVLHDGASVEEGLEILAESDAARGAGSAGGVSSAGGGAGSAGGGADAVAGSAAGGTHALAGSAAGGSTTGTEEVSA, from the coding sequence ATGACGCTGTACCGCCTCAACCGCCTCTTCAACCCGCGCTCGGGCCGCGCCCTCGACGTCGCCGTCGACCACGGCTTCTTCGGTGAGCGCTCGTTCATCACCGGCATCGAGAACATGGATGCGGTGGTCAGCACCCTGGTCGACGCCGGCCCCGACGCGGTGCAGCTCACCATCGGGCAGGCCCGCAAGCTGCAGGCGCACAAGGGCAAGAACAAGCCCGGCCTCGTGCTCCGCACCGACGTCGCGAACGTCTACGGCAATCCGCTCGATGCGTCGCTGTTCAGCCACCACGTACCTCACGCGATCGAGGAGGCCGTGCGGCTCGACGCCGTGGCGGTGTGCGTCAACCTGATGGAGCTGCCCGGTCGTCCTGAGGTGCGTGAGGCGAACATCCGCTCCATCCTCGCCCTGCGCAAGGAGGCCACGCGCTACGGCATGCCCCTCATGGTCGAGCCTCTCGTCATGCAGGACAACTCGAAGGCCGGCGGCTACATGGTCGACGGCGACATCGACAAGATCGTCACGCTCGTGCGGCAGGGAGTCGAGCTCGGCGCCGACCTCATCAAGGCCGACCCGAGCGACGACCTGTCGGAGTACGGGCGGGTCATCGAGGTCGCCGGCGATGTGCCGGTGCTGGTGCGCGGGGGCGGGCGCGTCGACGACCGCACCCTGCTCGAACGCACGGTCGCGGTGCTTGAGGCGGGTGCGCAGGGCATCGTGTACGGGCGCAACATCGTGCAGCACGAGAATCCGGCGGGCATCACGGCGGCGCTGCTGGCGGTGCTGCACGACGGGGCGAGTGTCGAGGAGGGGCTGGAGATTCTGGCGGAGTCGGATGCGGCGCGGGGCGCGGGTTCTGCGGGGGGCGTGAGCTCGGCGGGTGGCGGCGCGGGTTCTGCGGGTGGTGGCGCGGATGCGGTGGCCGGCTCGGCGGCGGGCGGCACGCATGCCCTGGCTGGCTCGGCCGCGGGCGGCAGCACCACCGGCACCGAGGAGGTGTCGGCATGA
- a CDS encoding LacI family DNA-binding transcriptional regulator yields MPARPPTMKDVAAAAGVALKTVSRHVNGATNIDPVLAQRISDAIVSLGYRHNLAAASIRPGRSAKVVGLVISDLANPYWSVLARAVERVCSENGYLLVTVSSEEDGERHRLLVDRLIAQRVDGLIVAPPRRDDGAWAAAASAVVPIVAIDRPVAAAAAEPPVRDAAAAPGATLAASFVETVLADNAGGAENATRALLEGGARRILFLGDSIELYTMRERLVGYRRALEGWGDGVDGTDAAFVDTSAHTAVEAAAIVTALLGSDRIDAVFAANNRSAIGALDAFTHAGSRLPLVGFDDFEAAPLVRPAVSVVAQDVSLMGETAARAVLARLTGSAPTGSGTTVLPTTLVLRGSER; encoded by the coding sequence ATGCCCGCCCGACCGCCCACCATGAAAGACGTGGCGGCCGCGGCGGGCGTCGCCCTGAAAACGGTGTCGCGGCACGTGAACGGCGCCACCAACATCGACCCGGTGCTGGCGCAGCGCATCTCGGATGCCATCGTCTCGCTGGGGTACCGACACAACCTGGCGGCGGCGAGCATCCGGCCGGGTCGTTCGGCGAAGGTGGTGGGGCTCGTCATCAGCGACCTCGCGAACCCCTACTGGTCGGTGCTCGCGCGTGCAGTCGAGCGGGTGTGCAGCGAGAACGGGTACCTGCTCGTGACCGTGAGCTCGGAGGAGGACGGCGAGCGTCACCGCCTGCTCGTCGACCGCCTCATCGCGCAGCGCGTCGACGGGCTGATCGTGGCTCCGCCGCGCCGCGACGACGGAGCGTGGGCCGCGGCGGCCTCGGCGGTGGTGCCGATCGTGGCGATCGACCGGCCGGTGGCGGCTGCGGCGGCTGAACCGCCGGTGCGGGATGCGGCGGCGGCGCCCGGGGCCACCCTCGCCGCCTCCTTCGTCGAGACGGTGCTCGCCGACAACGCGGGGGGTGCCGAGAACGCGACGCGGGCGCTCCTCGAGGGCGGGGCGCGCCGCATCCTGTTCCTCGGCGACTCGATCGAGCTCTACACGATGCGCGAGCGCCTGGTCGGGTACCGTCGGGCGCTCGAGGGGTGGGGTGACGGGGTGGACGGTACGGATGCGGCATTCGTCGACACCTCGGCCCACACGGCTGTGGAGGCGGCGGCGATCGTCACGGCGCTCCTCGGCTCCGACCGTATCGACGCTGTCTTCGCAGCCAACAACCGCTCGGCGATCGGAGCGCTCGACGCCTTCACCCACGCCGGATCGCGTCTCCCCCTCGTCGGCTTCGACGACTTCGAGGCGGCACCTCTCGTGCGCCCTGCGGTCTCGGTCGTCGCCCAAGACGTGTCGCTCATGGGCGAGACAGCGGCGCGAGCGGTGCTCGCGCGGCTCACTGGCTCCGCCCCAACGGGGAGCGGCACCACCGTACTGCCGACGACGCTCGTGTTGCGCGGCTCGGAGCGCTGA
- a CDS encoding carbohydrate kinase family protein: protein MSAHGTIVVAGHICLDLAPELGPSARLDPGRLIDVGPIGISLGGCVANTGLALADLGASVSLHSTVGDDELGRIVADTLSRRPEVEADLHVTEGRATSYSLVLEPAGHDRTFWHHTGANAVFTGSQLDVGEAELLHLGYPPLLPALLADGGAPLEAVLSTARMRGATTSLDLAVVDPTSEVGGVDWEAILRRAAAVTDIMSPSLDDLTSALGPALGIPPLPPARAAAEYADVLLSWGAAVVAISAGSEGLLLRTASAARLAEGGRMLASLADRWADVSLRVRPVAVSRVETTNGAGDASTAGLLFGIARGATPAVAAHLATAAAAAVISGRRPTPEVMREILPVAGELFGRGGAAAAAAAVDPTGADSGAAASGASHGAGGVRPTR from the coding sequence ATGAGCGCACACGGCACGATCGTGGTGGCGGGGCACATCTGCCTCGACCTGGCGCCGGAGCTCGGCCCGAGCGCCCGCCTCGACCCGGGGCGGCTCATCGACGTGGGGCCGATCGGCATCTCGCTCGGCGGGTGCGTCGCCAACACGGGGCTGGCGCTCGCCGATCTCGGCGCATCCGTGTCGCTGCACTCGACGGTGGGCGACGACGAGCTCGGGCGCATCGTCGCCGACACGCTGTCGCGCCGGCCGGAGGTGGAGGCCGACCTGCACGTCACCGAGGGGCGCGCCACCTCGTACAGCCTCGTGCTCGAGCCGGCCGGACACGACCGCACCTTCTGGCACCACACCGGCGCGAACGCTGTGTTCACGGGCTCGCAGCTCGACGTCGGCGAGGCCGAGCTGTTGCACCTCGGCTATCCCCCGCTGCTGCCCGCGCTGCTCGCCGACGGAGGTGCGCCGCTCGAGGCGGTGCTGTCGACGGCACGGATGCGCGGCGCCACCACCTCCCTCGACCTCGCCGTCGTCGACCCCACGTCGGAGGTGGGCGGGGTGGACTGGGAGGCGATCCTGCGGCGGGCAGCGGCGGTGACCGACATCATGAGCCCGAGTCTCGACGACCTCACCTCGGCGCTCGGGCCCGCGCTCGGCATCCCGCCGCTGCCGCCGGCGCGGGCGGCCGCCGAGTACGCCGACGTGCTGCTGTCGTGGGGGGCTGCGGTGGTCGCGATCTCGGCCGGCTCGGAGGGACTGCTGCTGCGCACGGCATCTGCCGCGCGGCTCGCCGAAGGCGGGCGGATGCTCGCATCCCTCGCCGACCGCTGGGCCGACGTGTCCCTGCGGGTGCGACCCGTCGCGGTGTCTCGGGTCGAGACGACCAACGGGGCCGGCGATGCGTCGACCGCGGGGCTGCTGTTCGGGATCGCGCGCGGGGCGACTCCCGCAGTGGCCGCGCACCTGGCCACAGCGGCGGCGGCTGCGGTGATCTCGGGGCGGCGGCCGACGCCGGAGGTGATGCGGGAGATTCTGCCGGTGGCGGGGGAACTCTTCGGTCGGGGCGGGGCGGCGGCTGCCGCGGCGGCGGTCGACCCCACCGGAGCGGATTCGGGGGCCGCCGCTTCCGGCGCGTCGCACGGCGCTGGCGGCGTTCGGCCGACACGATGA
- a CDS encoding helix-turn-helix transcriptional regulator, producing the protein MSQSELSVRSGVAGSSLSQIESGQRVPTLETVERLLSSIGHRLIAIPTTRADVAGTAAAIADSERAGRPDDAFRHFIQLSDNLAAEHADLRFALALVEPEPTGVKHWDAALAALVDYRLREEGLPLPAWARDPERRLKRSWTINAGTYVVPVDREQVPPEFLNRGVLVDAVTLASV; encoded by the coding sequence ATGAGTCAGAGTGAGTTGAGCGTAAGGTCTGGTGTCGCTGGATCGTCGCTTTCTCAGATCGAGAGCGGCCAGCGCGTGCCCACGCTCGAGACCGTCGAGCGTCTTCTGTCATCGATCGGTCACCGTCTGATCGCCATCCCTACGACCCGGGCAGACGTGGCCGGCACGGCTGCGGCGATCGCCGACTCCGAGCGGGCCGGTCGACCTGACGACGCGTTCCGGCACTTCATTCAACTCAGCGACAATCTCGCAGCCGAGCATGCCGACCTTCGCTTCGCACTCGCTCTCGTCGAACCCGAGCCGACCGGGGTGAAGCACTGGGATGCCGCGCTCGCTGCGCTCGTGGACTATCGCCTCCGCGAAGAAGGGCTGCCGTTGCCCGCTTGGGCGAGGGATCCCGAGCGGCGGCTCAAGCGGTCGTGGACGATCAACGCGGGCACCTACGTCGTGCCCGTCGATCGGGAGCAGGTGCCCCCCGAGTTTCTGAACCGAGGCGTCTTGGTCGACGCCGTGACCCTGGCGAGCGTCTGA
- a CDS encoding DUF262 domain-containing protein yields MVTATNVEATAVNTIRWLGDPGTTIVVPVYQRQYRWDIGGCEQLLGDIRAVSDTHDTHTHFIGSILSTAADADATDDSELVLIDGQQRITTLMLLVAALHHSIKDDDPELAAELERVLVRENDPNRTKLRPHRAWAEVFESVVLDRRSGEEAFRESRFDDNYAFFRSQVRPDEVHRIWRGLQKLEHVAITLGADANAQQIFESLNSTGEPLRDHELIHNYVLMGLSHAEQSEIEEQFWLPIEQNTGESIASFWRHYLVMITGREVVVAGERGVYDAFRQEFPRLDIDTLRARAAEWREYSEAYRALLDPSVEPDAEVAEQLGFLAVFGRAMYPLVMRAYREYSRGELPKAAFVELVEQVQSLLLRRTVAGLKNDRLVARLCRARAESPEALVHAIARIMPSDDRVRVALKFSELPHPSYVLTRLAAAAGARAEAAANARTDATTPDAAVTDAHTPAPASARLLLGPLGPLDLEHIVPLSPGDSWSGDGVREWADYSDDEQNSHRALAQTLGNLALLERQLADRAFDRSYPEKREIYGESAVPTTTELAEIPAWNTAAIAARTARLTELFVTVWARPAVVVIDDDDLTPVLDAIKRRGWPRGWEREWDYVEYRGEHWEVYDVKYLFNRVFKRLWADSRQSVVDFSARRGGPVYDSQAWNGHWDKLDDDHFLYMGWDSKYMLTAVQGVLDEAGFASEVFVKYSYFGAVM; encoded by the coding sequence ATGGTCACCGCCACGAACGTAGAAGCCACAGCCGTCAACACCATCCGCTGGCTCGGCGACCCGGGAACGACCATCGTGGTGCCCGTCTACCAGCGTCAGTACCGCTGGGACATCGGCGGATGCGAACAGCTGCTCGGCGACATCCGTGCGGTCTCCGACACCCACGACACGCACACCCACTTCATCGGCTCGATCCTCTCCACGGCGGCCGACGCCGACGCCACCGATGACTCCGAGCTGGTGCTCATCGACGGCCAGCAGCGCATCACCACCCTCATGCTGCTCGTCGCGGCCCTGCACCACAGCATCAAAGACGACGACCCCGAGCTCGCCGCCGAGCTCGAGCGCGTGCTGGTGCGCGAGAACGACCCGAACCGCACGAAGCTCCGCCCCCACCGCGCCTGGGCTGAGGTGTTCGAGAGCGTCGTGCTCGACCGCCGCAGCGGCGAGGAGGCGTTCCGCGAGTCGCGCTTCGACGACAACTACGCCTTCTTCCGCAGCCAGGTGCGTCCCGACGAGGTGCACCGCATCTGGCGGGGCCTGCAGAAGCTCGAGCACGTCGCCATCACCCTGGGCGCCGACGCGAACGCGCAGCAGATCTTCGAGAGCCTGAACTCCACCGGAGAGCCCCTCCGCGACCACGAGCTCATCCACAACTACGTACTCATGGGTCTCTCGCACGCCGAGCAGAGCGAGATCGAGGAGCAGTTCTGGCTCCCCATCGAGCAGAACACCGGCGAGTCGATCGCAAGCTTCTGGCGGCACTACCTCGTCATGATCACGGGTCGCGAGGTCGTGGTGGCGGGCGAGCGCGGCGTCTATGACGCGTTCCGCCAGGAGTTCCCGCGCCTCGACATCGACACCCTGCGCGCCCGCGCCGCCGAGTGGCGCGAGTACTCCGAGGCCTACCGCGCCTTGCTCGACCCCTCGGTCGAGCCCGACGCCGAGGTGGCCGAGCAGCTCGGGTTCCTCGCCGTGTTCGGCCGCGCCATGTACCCGCTCGTCATGCGCGCCTACCGCGAGTACTCGCGCGGCGAGCTGCCGAAGGCGGCGTTCGTCGAGCTCGTCGAGCAGGTGCAGTCGCTGCTCTTGCGCCGCACCGTCGCCGGCCTCAAGAACGACCGCCTGGTCGCCCGCCTCTGCCGCGCCCGCGCCGAGAGCCCCGAGGCGCTCGTGCACGCCATCGCCCGCATCATGCCCTCCGACGACCGCGTGCGCGTCGCCCTCAAGTTCAGCGAGCTCCCCCACCCCTCCTACGTGCTCACGCGTCTCGCCGCAGCGGCGGGCGCCCGAGCCGAGGCTGCAGCGAACGCCCGAACGGATGCTACGACGCCGGATGCTGCGGTGACGGATGCGCACACCCCGGCCCCCGCATCCGCCCGCCTTCTCCTGGGCCCGCTCGGCCCCCTCGACCTCGAGCACATCGTTCCGCTGTCGCCCGGCGACTCGTGGAGCGGCGATGGGGTACGCGAGTGGGCCGACTACAGCGACGACGAGCAGAACAGCCATCGCGCACTCGCCCAGACCCTCGGCAACCTCGCGCTGCTCGAGCGGCAGCTCGCCGATCGGGCGTTCGACCGCTCGTACCCCGAGAAGCGGGAGATCTACGGCGAGAGCGCGGTGCCCACGACGACCGAGCTGGCCGAGATCCCGGCGTGGAACACGGCAGCGATCGCCGCGCGCACGGCGCGCCTCACCGAGCTGTTCGTCACGGTGTGGGCTCGCCCGGCCGTCGTGGTGATCGACGACGACGACCTCACCCCGGTGCTCGACGCCATCAAGCGCCGCGGCTGGCCGCGCGGCTGGGAGCGCGAGTGGGACTACGTCGAGTACCGCGGCGAGCACTGGGAGGTCTACGACGTCAAGTACCTCTTCAACCGCGTGTTCAAGCGGCTCTGGGCCGACTCCCGGCAGAGCGTCGTCGACTTCAGCGCCCGCCGCGGTGGGCCGGTGTACGACTCGCAGGCGTGGAACGGGCACTGGGACAAGCTCGATGACGACCACTTCCTCTACATGGGCTGGGACTCGAAGTACATGCTCACCGCCGTGCAGGGGGTGCTCGACGAGGCCGGCTTCGCCTCGGAGGTCTTCGTGAAGTACTCGTACTTCGGCGCGGTGATGTGA
- a CDS encoding HAMP domain-containing sensor histidine kinase: protein MSVRLSVRVRILATLLAVAALGMVVAGATAYFVQRERVLSAVDERLVLLAGDVGTVADEAVIDGFDSGSGSAVGGSGNSGAGSGGGVLDDVMTAIVQRVRPGANESSLGIIDGVAALNPGGSVDFRIDRDDALVSRVVEETAAGEVVRGTFTAAGGQTLRYIAVPVEVTGDDRSGIFVSVVDLRAELRPLTEAFATYAVIAAGALVVVAVVGWFVAGRLLRPIRRLTDAADRISASDLSERIPVVGNDDISQLTTTVNGMLDRLESALTAQRQLLDDVGHELKTPITIVRGHLELVDVDDRVDVAATRDLAVDELDRMNGLVDDIARLASLGRAGAIVREPVDVGELTDRILAKARGIGDARWMLAGRAEGVASLDADRITQAVLQLAANAVTHGGAAGRPIELGSAWDDERTPTDLRLWVQDHGPGVPLEAQSRIFERFQRVRGGGGRGASGSGLGLAIVASIAAAHGGTVSVESGPGRGARFTVAVPVGEADARAGAGAGAGAGAGAGAGPGAGAGAGAGDDGADGEGAARASGAPVGNEESSGGERG from the coding sequence ATGTCGGTGCGGCTGTCGGTGCGGGTGCGGATTCTCGCGACCCTGCTGGCGGTCGCCGCCCTCGGCATGGTGGTCGCGGGTGCGACCGCCTACTTCGTGCAGCGCGAGCGGGTGCTGAGCGCTGTCGACGAGCGGCTCGTGCTGCTGGCGGGCGACGTCGGGACCGTCGCGGACGAGGCGGTGATCGACGGGTTCGACAGCGGATCCGGGAGCGCGGTCGGCGGGTCGGGGAACTCGGGCGCGGGGTCGGGTGGCGGGGTGCTCGACGACGTGATGACGGCGATCGTGCAGCGGGTGCGGCCGGGGGCGAACGAGTCGAGTCTCGGCATCATCGACGGGGTCGCTGCACTGAACCCGGGTGGCAGCGTCGACTTCAGGATCGATCGCGACGACGCCCTCGTCTCCCGCGTCGTCGAGGAGACCGCCGCAGGCGAGGTCGTGCGCGGCACCTTCACCGCGGCCGGCGGCCAGACCCTCCGCTACATCGCCGTGCCCGTCGAGGTCACGGGCGACGACCGCAGCGGCATCTTCGTCAGCGTCGTCGACCTGCGCGCCGAGCTGCGTCCGCTCACCGAGGCCTTCGCCACCTACGCGGTCATCGCCGCGGGAGCCCTCGTGGTCGTCGCCGTCGTCGGCTGGTTCGTCGCCGGGCGCCTGCTGAGGCCCATCAGGAGGTTGACGGATGCGGCCGACCGCATCAGCGCATCCGATCTGTCAGAGCGCATCCCGGTGGTGGGCAACGACGACATCTCGCAGCTCACGACGACGGTGAACGGGATGCTCGACCGACTCGAGAGCGCCCTCACCGCCCAGAGGCAGCTGCTCGACGACGTCGGGCACGAACTCAAGACGCCGATCACGATCGTGCGCGGGCACCTCGAGCTGGTCGACGTCGACGACCGCGTCGATGTCGCGGCGACCCGTGACCTCGCGGTCGACGAACTCGACCGCATGAACGGACTCGTCGACGACATCGCGCGCCTCGCCTCCCTCGGGCGGGCCGGGGCGATCGTGCGCGAGCCGGTCGATGTGGGGGAGCTGACCGATCGCATCCTGGCGAAGGCGCGGGGGATCGGCGATGCGCGATGGATGCTGGCGGGGAGGGCCGAGGGCGTCGCGTCGCTCGACGCCGACCGCATCACGCAGGCGGTGCTGCAGCTCGCGGCGAACGCGGTGACGCACGGGGGTGCGGCGGGCCGGCCGATCGAGCTCGGGAGCGCCTGGGACGATGAGCGCACTCCTACGGACCTGCGGTTGTGGGTGCAAGACCATGGGCCCGGGGTGCCGCTCGAGGCGCAGTCGCGCATCTTCGAGCGATTTCAGCGGGTGCGGGGTGGGGGCGGTCGTGGCGCCTCAGGGTCGGGGCTCGGACTGGCGATCGTGGCGAGCATCGCCGCGGCCCACGGCGGCACCGTCTCGGTCGAGTCCGGCCCCGGCCGGGGCGCGCGGTTCACAGTGGCGGTGCCGGTGGGGGAGGCGGATGCTCGTGCTGGTGCTGGTGCTGGTGCTGGTGCTGGTGCTGGTGCTGGTGCTGGTCCTGGGGCAGGTGCTGGTGCTGGTGCCGGGGATGACGGGGCCGATGGTGAGGGCGCGGCACGCGCATCCGGTGCCCCGGTCGGGAACGAGGAATCGTCGGGAGGAGAGCGCGGATGA
- a CDS encoding response regulator transcription factor produces MTGILIAEDEERIASFVAKGLRAAGFQPTVVTSGTDAFDYAMTGDFGLLLLDIGLPGLDGLEVMRRVRAAGSTTPVIILTARSAVEDVLASLEGGANDYMAKPFRFDELLARIRLRLNDAVNSPETGVEWGGLRLDLRSRRAVVEGRQIDLSAREFALAEEFVRHPGQMLSREQLLSRVWGFDFDPGSNVVDVYVGYLRQKLGAARIETVRGMGYRLV; encoded by the coding sequence ATGACGGGGATCTTGATCGCCGAAGACGAGGAGCGCATCGCGTCGTTCGTGGCGAAGGGGCTGAGGGCGGCCGGGTTTCAGCCGACTGTCGTCACCAGCGGAACCGACGCGTTCGACTACGCCATGACGGGCGACTTCGGGCTGCTGCTGCTCGACATCGGTCTGCCGGGGCTCGACGGGCTCGAGGTGATGCGACGGGTGAGGGCGGCGGGGTCGACGACGCCGGTCATCATCCTCACGGCGCGATCGGCGGTCGAGGACGTGCTGGCGAGCCTTGAGGGCGGGGCCAACGACTACATGGCGAAGCCGTTCCGGTTCGATGAGCTGCTGGCGCGCATCCGGTTGCGGTTGAACGATGCGGTGAACTCGCCGGAGACCGGGGTGGAGTGGGGTGGGCTGCGGCTCGACCTGCGGTCGCGGCGGGCTGTGGTGGAGGGGCGGCAGATCGACCTGTCGGCGCGCGAGTTCGCGCTGGCAGAGGAGTTCGTGAGGCACCCGGGTCAGATGCTGAGCCGCGAGCAGCTGCTGAGCCGGGTGTGGGGGTTCGACTTCGATCCCGGATCCAACGTCGTCGACGTCTACGTCGGGTACCTGCGGCAGAAGCTCGGCGCCGCGCGCATCGAGACAGTGCGGGGAATGGGGTACCGGCTGGTGTGA
- a CDS encoding Gfo/Idh/MocA family protein, with translation MSAAERVNVAIVGGGLMGREIAAAIQRWPALIDHPVRPRLTAVCDINPAALDWFDEIDTVTTKVTDYHELLADDSIDVVYVAVRHDLHEKIYSDVIAAGKSLLAEKPFGIDGAAAEAVLAVMAEHPESFVRCSSEMPFFPGAQLAIDYVTSGALGTIVSARNSFLHSSDLDVNKPINWKRQTQFCGEAGVMNDLGMHAWHVPLRLGWTPESVYGVLQNIVPERPGPDGTPVPCDTWDNAVLHSWARHDGVLFPLTTETKRIDPGQKNTWEFEAIGLDGGVRFSTKNPKSVEVFAVRDIPGGGREQVWQQVDVGSQSVWPTVTGGIFESGFSDSILQMWAAFLAERHGSLGDRFGAARPEEAALTHRIYRAAITSHEEHRAVAL, from the coding sequence ATGAGCGCCGCCGAGCGCGTGAACGTCGCCATCGTCGGCGGCGGGCTGATGGGTCGTGAGATCGCCGCGGCGATCCAGCGCTGGCCCGCCCTCATCGACCACCCCGTGCGCCCCCGTCTCACCGCGGTGTGCGACATCAACCCGGCAGCACTCGACTGGTTCGACGAGATCGACACCGTCACCACGAAGGTCACGGACTACCACGAGCTGCTCGCCGACGACAGCATCGACGTCGTCTACGTCGCGGTGCGCCACGACCTGCACGAGAAGATCTACAGCGACGTCATCGCCGCCGGCAAGAGCCTGCTCGCCGAGAAGCCGTTCGGAATCGACGGTGCGGCGGCGGAGGCCGTCCTCGCGGTCATGGCCGAGCATCCGGAGAGCTTCGTGCGGTGCTCGAGCGAGATGCCGTTCTTCCCGGGCGCCCAGCTGGCCATCGACTACGTGACGTCGGGTGCGCTCGGTACCATCGTGTCTGCCCGCAACAGCTTCCTGCACTCGAGCGATCTCGACGTCAACAAGCCCATCAACTGGAAGCGGCAGACCCAATTCTGTGGAGAAGCCGGCGTGATGAACGACCTGGGGATGCACGCCTGGCACGTGCCTCTGCGCCTCGGCTGGACCCCGGAGAGCGTCTACGGCGTGCTGCAGAACATCGTGCCCGAACGCCCCGGCCCCGACGGCACCCCGGTGCCGTGCGACACCTGGGACAACGCCGTGCTGCACAGCTGGGCGCGCCACGACGGCGTGCTCTTCCCGCTGACGACCGAGACCAAGCGCATCGATCCTGGACAGAAGAACACCTGGGAGTTCGAGGCGATCGGACTCGACGGTGGGGTGCGCTTCAGCACCAAGAACCCGAAGTCGGTGGAGGTGTTCGCGGTGCGGGACATCCCGGGCGGCGGGCGCGAGCAGGTGTGGCAGCAGGTCGACGTGGGAAGCCAGTCGGTGTGGCCGACGGTTACCGGAGGGATCTTCGAGTCGGGCTTCTCCGACTCGATCCTGCAGATGTGGGCGGCGTTCCTCGCCGAGCGCCACGGCTCCCTCGGCGACCGCTTCGGCGCCGCCCGCCCCGAGGAGGCCGCTCTCACCCACCGCATCTACCGCGCCGCCATCACCTCCCACGAGGAGCACCGCGCCGTCGCGCTGTGA